The nucleotide window GCCTGTTCGACGATGTGCTTTTCGTCCATCGTGCTTTCCAGCGCGTGCATCCGGAAGGCCCCGTCGCGGCGCGCGAAGATCGGGATCATCATGTTTTCCAGCACCGTGAGGTCGCCGAAGATCTCGGGTGTCTGGAACACGCGGGAAATGCCCATCTGGTTGATCTGGTAGGCCTTGCGGCCCAGCACCGACTGGCCGTCGAACATGACCGAGCCGGTATCCGGGATGAGCTTGCCGATCAGGCAGTTGAGCAGGGTCGACTTGCCCGCCCCGTTGGGGCCGATGATGGCGTGGCAGGTGTTTTCCGCCACTGACAGGTTCACGTCACCCAGAGCCTGCAGGCCGCCGAAGCGTTTGTTGACGTTCTTGACTTCAAGAATACCCATTGTCGTCGCTCCTTATTCGGCCGGTGTGGATTGGGTGGCTTTTTCGTCGTCCGGGTTTGCTTTCTTGCCACGGAGCAGACGGCCGATGCGTTGTCCGCCCTCGACCAGGCCACCCGGCAGGAAGATGACCACGGCCATGAAGATGAGGCCCAGGGTCAGGTGCCAGCCCTTGCCGATGAAGGGATAGACGATGGTGATGACGAAATCCTCGAGCCCGTCGGGCATGAAGGCGAACCATTCGTGCAGGATGTCCTTGTTGATCTTCGACAGGATGTTTTCCATGTACTTGATCGCGCCCGAGCCGAGGACGGGGCCGATAAGGGTGCCCGCGCCGCCGAGGATGGTCATCAGCACGACCTCACCGCTTGCGGTCCAGAACATGCGTTCGGGGCCGGCCTGGGTGTCCATCGCCACCAGAAGGCCACCGGCAAGACCGGCATACATGCCCGAGATCACGAAGGCCGCGAGCGTGTAGGGGCGGGCGTTGAGGCCGGTGTAGTACATCCGGGTCTGGTTCGATTTCACCGCGCGCAGCATGGTGCCGAAGGGCGAGCGGAATATGCGGATCGAGAGGTAAAAGGCGATGATCATGAACACGGCGGCGATGTAGTAGCCCGCGTTGATGGTAAAGAGCCAATCGCCGAACGACAGGTCAAAGCCCGCGCGCATGTCCATGCCGAAAAGGTTCGCCCGGCCGATCTCGCCCGGCTCCAGGTTCGACAGAAGCGGGCTGTCGGTGGACTTGATCTGAAGGCCCGTCTCGCCGCCGGTGATCGGCGTAAGCACCGAATAGGCCAGGGCATAGGACATCTGCGCGAAGGCCAGCGTCAGGATCGAGAAGTAGATGCCCGAGCGGCGCAGCGAGATGTAGCCCACGGCGAGCGCGAAGAGGCCCGCGATGATCACGCCGAGGATGATCGCCGGGATCACGTTGAGCGTGACCAGCTTCATCATCCAGATCGCGGCGTAGGAGCCGACGCCAAGAAAGGCCGC belongs to Roseovarius sp. THAF27 and includes:
- a CDS encoding ABC transporter ATP-binding protein, which gives rise to MGILEVKNVNKRFGGLQALGDVNLSVAENTCHAIIGPNGAGKSTLLNCLIGKLIPDTGSVMFDGQSVLGRKAYQINQMGISRVFQTPEIFGDLTVLENMMIPIFARRDGAFRMHALESTMDEKHIVEQAEDMLESLNLADARHDHAAAMSRGNKRRLEIGMCLAQNPRLLLLDEPTAGMARADTNNTIDLLKQIKQERDITICIIEHDMHVVFSLAERITVLAQGTPLVEDTPDKIKGHPKVREAYLGESA
- a CDS encoding branched-chain amino acid ABC transporter permease is translated as MLGLDKKDFRLLLIVVAITLLAPFILNPFPENSGMAQFNAGYPDLMQRFVIYGIFAIGFNILFGLTGYLSFGHAAFLGVGSYAAIWMMKLVTLNVIPAIILGVIIAGLFALAVGYISLRRSGIYFSILTLAFAQMSYALAYSVLTPITGGETGLQIKSTDSPLLSNLEPGEIGRANLFGMDMRAGFDLSFGDWLFTINAGYYIAAVFMIIAFYLSIRIFRSPFGTMLRAVKSNQTRMYYTGLNARPYTLAAFVISGMYAGLAGGLLVAMDTQAGPERMFWTASGEVVLMTILGGAGTLIGPVLGSGAIKYMENILSKINKDILHEWFAFMPDGLEDFVITIVYPFIGKGWHLTLGLIFMAVVIFLPGGLVEGGQRIGRLLRGKKANPDDEKATQSTPAE